The genomic DNA CGTCTATCCTAGTTTCTGCAGGTTTTTTGCTTGTCGCCGTGCCAATCTTGCAAGGTTTTTGTGCGGTGTTGTTAAACTTCCTACAAATATGATTGAGCTTTAATTATGACCTGCCCCCTCTGCGCCACCCCCGCGACCCCGCTCATCCCCACACCCGTCTCCGGCGGTCCGGCGGACGCGAGTGTGGACCTCTGCGGCATCTGTGCGGACCAGATCGCGGCGGACAGCCCGAATCCGGACCACTTCCGCAGCCTCGCCACGACCATGTGGTCTGAGGATGCCGCCGTGCAGGTGCTCGCCTTTCGCACGCTGCAAAAGATCGATGCCCCCTGGGCGGACGATCTGCTGGGGCAGCTTTACCTTGATGACGACACGCGGGCCTGGGCCGAGAATGTCGCGGGCGAGAGCCAGCACACCGACGCCAACGGGGTGACTCTGCACACCGGCGACACGGTCACGCTGATCAAGGACCTGACCGTCAAGGGCGCGAATTTCACGGCCAAGCGCGGGACGGCGGTGCGGCGGATCTCTCTGGTCGCCGATAACCCCGCCCATATCGAAGGCCGGGTCGAGGGGCAGCGCATCGTGATCCTGACGGAATTCGTGAAGAAGTCCTGACAGCCGCTTCACATCCGCGCCAAAACCGCCATGCTGCGTCTCAAATAACAGGAGAGACGACATGAAGCTGGCATTTCTGGGACTGGGCGTGATGGGCTACCCGATGGCGGGGCATCTGGCCAAGACGCACGACGTCACCGTCTATAACCGCACGACCGCCAAGGCCGACGCCTGGGTCAAGGAACACGGCGGTGCGATGGGTGCGACCCCGGCAGAGGCCGTGCGCGGGGCCGAGATCGTGCTGTCCTGCGTCGGCAACGACGACGACCTGCGCAGCGTGACGACAGGAGAGGGCGGGGCGTTTGGCGCGATGGACAAGGGCGCGCTCTACGTCGATCACACGACGGTCAGTGCTGCGGTGACGCGCGAGCTTTATGACGCGGCCAAGGCGGCGGGGCTGAACTTTGTCGACGCACCCATCAGCGGCGGGCAGGCGGGGGCCGAGAACGGGCAGCTGTCGATCATGTGCGGCGGGGATCAGGCCGCCTATGACAAGGCCGCGCCGGTGATGGAGATCTATGCGAAGCTCTGCCGTCGCATCGGCGAGAGTGGCGCGGGCCAGATGACCAAGATGTGCAATCAGATCGCGATTGCGGGGCTTGTGCAGGGGTTGAGCGAGGCACTGCACTTTGCCGACAAGGCCGGGCTGGACGGGGCGGCTGTGGTGGAGGTGATCTCTCAGGGCGCTGCCGGGTCGTGGCAGATGAGCAATCGTTACAAGACGATGCTGGACGATCATTACACCCACGGCTTTGCGGTGGACTGGATGCGCAAAGATCTGGGGATCTGTCTGGCCACGGCGGACGAGAATGGCGCGAGTCTGCCGGTGACGGCGCTGGTGGACCAGTTCTACAAGGACGTGCAGAAGTTGGGCGGCGGGCGCTGGGATACCTCCAGCTTGCTGAAGCGGCTGCAGGCGATGGGCTAGGACCGGCCGATGCCGCGCCGCGGCGGAACCGCGGTGCGGCACGACTGGTTTGACTGAAGACGCCCACAAAGCGGGCGCGAAAGGACATCTATCATGAACATGACCGGAAAGAACTGCATCGTGACGGGCGCCGCCAGCGGCATCGGCCGCGCGATTGCCGAGAAATACATCAGCGACGGCGCGAACGTCTGCATCGCCGACCTGAAGCTGGAGTCGGCGCAAAAGGTTGCGGACGAGCTGACCGCCAAGGGCCCCGGTCGTGCGATCGCGGTCGAGATGGACGTGACCGACGAGGATGCGGTGAATGCGGGTGTCGCGCAGACGGTCAAGGAGCTGGGCAGCGTCGATGTGCTGGTCAGCAACGCTGGCATCCAGATCGTGCACCGGATCGAGGATTTCCCCTATGCGGAATGGAAGAAGCTGCTGTCGATCCACCTCGACGGGGCGTTCCTGACGACAAAGGCCTGCCTGCCGCACATGTACAAACAGGGGTCCGGCACGGTGATCTACATGGGGTCGGTGCATTCCAAGGAAGCTTCGCCGCTGAAGTCGGCCTATGTCACCGCCAAGCACGGGTTGCTGGGGCTGGCGCGGACATTGGCCAAGGAGGGCGGACCGAAGGGCGTGCGCAGTCACGTGATCTGTCCGGGATTCGTGAAGACTCCGCTGGTCGAAAAGCAGATCCCCGAGCAGGCCCGCGATCTGGGGATCTCGGAGGAAGAAGTCGTGAGCCGCGTCATGCTGGGCCAGACCGTCGATACGGAATTCACGACCGTTGAGGATATCGCGAACCTCGCCTGGGTCTTCGCGGCCTTTCCGACGAATGCGCTGACGGGCCAGTCGCTGGTGGCGAGCCACGGTTGGTACATGAACTAAGCATTCCGCGCGGGTGGTCCGGACCGGGCCGCCGGGGCACATCAATCGGTCTTGCCATAAAGCTGGCGCTCTGGATCGCATTGAAAGGCTTGATCGCCAGAGCAGGGGCCGCATTCTTGCGGTAAGCCGGATGGTCGGCCCAAGACCACGTCTGGCGATTTAAAGAGTGGAACCCGTCACGATCCTGATGGACCCTGTCATCCTGCGTACCGATCAGGACGTGCATCGGGTGACGGTGATCTGCGGCGTGGCCTAAGACGTGGACGCGGCGCGTGAGGTGATCAGCGCTGCGGTCAAGGCCGGCAAGACGGTTCGCTCGGAAGATCACCCGGTGCAAATCTTCGCGCAGGAGTTCGCTGCATCGTCGATCAATTTCAAGATGACGTGGTGGACGGAATCCGCGCAGCTCGACGTGCGGACCTCGCGCGACGCGGTGATCTCTGCGGTCAGGCGCGCGCTGGAAGTTGCGGGCATCGGAATCCCGTTCCCCTGCCGCAACCTGACCTTCAAGGAGCCGCTGCCGCTTGCTCGCGGTGCAGCGGCTGCCAATGAACGAGAGCCGGAGGCCGCGGACCTCGGCGACTGAGGATGCGCAGCGCCGGGGGCTGTGCCTGTCCTAGGTCGGGACCACGTGCAGGGCAAAGCTGCCCAGCATGACGAAAAGCGCCAGCACGAGGGCCAGCAGGAAGATGTCGGCGAGGGTGGAATTGTCGTCAAGCACGGCGTCCGACCTGATCCGTTTCCGCACCAGGCGCATGCGCAGGAAGGCGATCAGGATGACGGTCGCGCCGCTGAGCAGCAGGGCGATGGATGTCACAGGGCTGGGTGTGGGGCTGCCGAGACGCGCGATGGCAAGGCCGAAACCCACGACCGACATTGCGGTCCGGACCCAGGCCAGAAACGTCCGCTCGTTCGCCGCATGGTCTGCGTAATTGGCAATCATATGTCGCGCTTTCGCCGGATGACGCCGGGCAAGCCGCCGGAGATCAGGGTGTTCACCTCGTAAAGCGTGCGCGCCGCGTCAAGGCGACCGGGGCTGGCAAGGTAGTTGGGTGACCAGACCGGATCGAATTTCTGCTTGAAGCTGCGCAGGCCCTCGAAATTATAGAATCGCTCTCCGTGGGTGTAGATGAAGCCGCCGACGCGGTTCCAGACCGGGGCATGGGGGCGGTTTTCGAGGCCCGCGAGCGGTGCAGCCCCCAGCGAAAACCATGTATATCCCGCGTCCTTGGCCCACATCAGCATCTCGGCGAACAGGCCGTCCATGGCGGCGGGTGTCGTCGTGTGGTCATAGCGCATCAGGTCGATGGCGATTTCCTGTGTCGTGCCCCCGCGCAGCAGGGTGGCGAAGGACGCGATCTGCCCGGTTTCCGTGTGGCGCAGGACAGCGTGATCGAAGTGAGACAGGTAATCGGGATCGAAAGCGCCGAGCGCAAAGGATTTCTCTGTCCCCGCCTTCAGCGCGAGCCATTTATCAGAAACCTGACGCAGCGCGTCGATGTTGTCCGCGACCTGATCCGCCGGGATGATCGCGAAGGCGTAGCCATCGCGGGTGGCGCGGGCCTTGGCGTGGCGCCAGTCCTTGCGTTTCGATCCCTCCAGCGAGAAGGCGGCGAGGGGGACGCGGGCGATTTCCCCGATCTTGACCACCGACAGGCCAAGGTCGATGTAGGTCGGCAGATAGGCGGTCTGCACCGCGTAAAAGGCGCAGCGGCGGCCCATTCGGTCGGCCTGATCGCGTAAGCCCCAGATCAGCGCCTCTCCTGCCACCGGGTCGCCGACGGGATCGCCCTTGGCGATCAGGCTGGTGCCGGTGTCGGCATAGGCGATGAAGGCGCTTTGGTCGTCGGCGATCAGGAATCGCTTGTCGCCGGTCAGGGCCATCGCAGCCTCGGTGTCCGGGCTGGCGAGGGTCAGCCGGCGCACGACATCGGGGATGGGTTCGGCGGACAGGCGCATGCTGGACCGGCTGATCAGCGCGTTCAATGCGACGGCCGTCAGGATCACGACGACGGCCAGCGTGGCGCGCAAGAAGCGTGGTGCATCGCCGTTCCACGCAAAGCGCCACCAGAGCGCGTCGGTGTAATCGATATTGCGGTAGGCGAAGAAGCCGATCCACGTGATGCCGGCAACCAGCAGGGCGACACTGACCAGCCAGCGCGGGTTCAGGCGCATCGCGGAGCCGAGGCCGACACGGTAGAACACGCTGCGGAAGGTCCACAGGATCGCCAGCGACAGCGCCAATGCGACGGCGGTCCCGAGTTCTGCCGCCTTCAGCAGCGACAGGATCAGCCCGGCGCCCAGCAGGGCCATGGCGATGAACCAGGCCCGCGCCATGCGGCGGTAAAGCCCGCGCGCCACGATCAGCAGCAGGACGCCCGCGACGCTGGCCAGCAGGTGCGATGTCTCGACCAGTCCCAACGGCAGCAGGTCGCGCAGGGCGGCGGCATGGCCTTCCTCGGTCGGCAGGTCGCCGCGCAGCAGCAGGGCCGCACCCGACAGTAGGGCAAGCGCCGCCGAGAGCACCGGCACGATGGGCCGGGTCGCGCGGACCAGCGTCTGGCGGGCGGCACTGGCGCGGTCGCGGTTGGTCAGACCCCAGGCCAGCGACAGGCCCGCCACGGCGATGACGAAAGGCAGCACGGTATAGATCATGCGGTAGAACAGCAGCGCCACCAGCAGGTCCGACCGTCCGGTGCCGCCAAGGCCCGCGATGATCGCCGCCTCGAACACGCCCAGACCGCCGGGCGCGTGGCTGGCGACGCCCAGCCCCAGCGCACCGATGAACAGCACGAAGAACAGCACGAAGTTCTGCGCGAGATCGTCCGGCAACAGGACGTAAAGCGTCAGCGCCGTCGCCGTCAGGTCGATCAAGGCGATCGCCATCAGCACCAGCATCTGGCGCGCCGCAGGCAGGGTGATCTGGACGGCGCGCAGCCTGATGCTGCGTGGCCCCCGCGCGGTCCAGATGAGCAGGGCCGCGACAGCGACAAGGATCAGGCCCCCCACGGCGGCCTCTGATCCCGCGGGCAGGCGGATCACGGCGCTGAGGCCGGTGGGGTGAAAGATGAAGAGCCCGCCCAGCAGAACCAGCAGGCCCAGCAGGAAGGCGAGCCACGATGTGGCGATCAGCTTGGCCACGGCACCCACATCGACGCCGAAGGCCGCATAGACTCGGTAGCGGATCGCGCCGCCGGTCAGCCACGAAAACCCAAGCAGGTTCGACACTGCCATGGAACTGACGCCGGTCAGCACCGGCACGTAACCGGGCATGGGCGGGGCGTGCAGGCTGCGCAGGATGACCGGATCGTAAAGCGCAAGCGCCGCATAGCTGGCGAGCATCGCTGCGATGGAAAGGGCGATCCGGTCCCAGCCATAGCCGTCCAGATCGCGGCGCAGATCGCCCAAGTCGATGTCGCGGCTCAGGTCGCGCAACACCACCAAGGCGATCATCGTGATCGCCAGCGGCACGATCAGGCGCCACCCGTCCCAGCCCAGAACCTTTGCAGGCCAGCCCGCCTGCGCGTCCGAGGGGGGCGGGGTCGTCTTGTCTGGCGCGGTCAGGGGCATCGGTGTCTCCGTCCTTGTCAGGGTGATGGGCGATGTGGTGCGCGCGGTCAATAGATGCGCGTTTTTAGCCGAAAAGCTTATGGATTTCAGGGGTGGACCTTCGATCCGGATTAACGCGGCTGTGCCATGATCGCAGCATCAGATCGCACCCCGGTCCCATCCTGAAAGGTTCGCCCCATGCCCCGCGTCACCCGCCTTGCCCTTGTCGCATGTCTGTCGCTGTCAGGTGCAGCACACGCCGACCCCGCCCGGACAGAGGGTCCTGCCGCGACGCTGCCGCAGGTGCTGCGGGTCTTGAAGGCAGCGCCGCAGGCTGCGGGCGGCTGTTCCCAGCCCTTGCACCGCGCACCGTTGCTTTGCCGCGCGGACGTGGAGTCGACACAGGTGGCGTCATCGCGGCTGTGACCCGCAAGGTCGGGCGCTCAGGCGTTCCAGACCACCAAACCGGCAGCCGTGACGTCGTAGCCGCCGCATGATGCGGCGCGCGCATGAAAGGTATCGGACCGCCAGAAGGCCAGTAGCGTCTGGAACGGCGGATCGAACCAAGCCTTGCGGTCGACCAGCAGCGCAAAGCGTTCGTCGATGACCGGGCTGAAATCCAGCCCATAGCTGCTGGCGGCGGCCTGCAGGCCAAAGGCCACATCGGCGTCGCCCCGACGCACGGCCTCGACGGCGTCATCCTCGGTCCGTGCCACGTCCGTCAGGGTCAGCTGCGACATATCCAGCCCCTGCCGTTCGGCCAGTTCCGCAAACAGCGTGTCCGTCCCCGATCCCGGCTGGCGCGGTACGAGGCGCATTCCGGTCAGATCTGCTAGGGATGCGGGGCGCTTACTGTCCGGCCGAAAGACCAGCCCGCGCTGCCTGACGGCAAAGGACACCAGAACGGCGTTCCTGTCGGCGGCCCGCGTCAGCACCGCCGGCACGTTCCAGTCGCCGGTCCGCGCATCCCGGATATGCAGGCCCGCCGCGATGCCTTCGCCGCGCACGAACCGGTCCAGCCCATCGCTTGACCCGTCGTAGAACGTGGCCAGACCGCAGCCGGACTGGCGGATCGCCCAGTCGAGCAGCGGGTCGTGACTGCCCAGCACGATGGGCGGCAGCGCAGTCTGCGTCAGGGCAGGCTCGGCGCTGCCGCCGGATTTTGCCCGTTCGATCCAGTCGCGGATTTCGGCTGCGGGGAACAGCAGCTTGCCCGTCGCCCGCGAACACGGCACGGCGCCGGATGCGGCCAGATCATAGACCTTGCGGTCCTTGAGCCGCAGCAGGGCAGCCAGTTCCTTGACCGTCAGATAGGCGGGATCGGTGGGCGGGGTTTCGGGCATCGTGTCCTTGGCGTCGGTGCGGCGCAGACCGGCCGCACCGACAGACCTATCAGTTCTTGGGGGCGTTCGGAAAGAAAAGCTGCTGGCCGTCGATCCGGTAGTCGGCGATCGCGGTCTGGCCTGCGTCCGACAGCAACCAGTCGGCAAAGGTCTGCGCGGCCGTGACCTTGACGGAAGGGCATTTCGCCGGGTTGATCGGGATCACGCCGTACTGGTTGAACATGTCCTCATCGCCCTGCACGTCGATTGCGTAATCCTGCTTGTTCTCGAAGCTGATCCATGTGGCGCGGTCGGTCAGGACGTAAGCCCCCATGCCGATGCCCGCGTTCAGCGTGGCGCCCATGCCGGACCCGGTCTCGCGGTACCATTCACCGGACGCGGCCTTCGGATCGATGGCGGCATCGGCCCAAAGCTGCATTTCCTTCTTGTAGGTGCCTGAATCGTCGCCGCGCGACGCAAACATGGCCCCCTTGGCCGCGATCTGCGACAGGGCGGCCTCTGCGTCCTCCATCCCCTTGATGCCGGCGGGATCGCTGGCGGGGCCGACGATGACGAAGTCATTGTACATCAAATCCGTCCGTGTCGTGCCAAAGCCCGCCGCGACAAAGGCCTCTTCGTCCGGCTTGGCGTGGACCAGCAGCAGGTCGCCGTCGCAGTTCTCGGCGTTGGTGATCGCCTGACCCGTGCCGACGGCCACGACATTGACCTGAATGCCGGAGTCCTTTTGAAACAGCGGCAGCAGATAGTCGTAAAGGCCGGAATTGGCCGTCGACGTGGTGGACTGGACGATGATGGACTGGTCCTGCGCCAGCGCCGCACCGGCGAAGGTCAGCGCGATGGCGGTGGCAGCGAATGTCTTGCGTAACATGAGGGTCTTTCCTTGGTGGTCAGATGACGATCTTGCCGTCGAGGTAATCCCGCGCCGCACGGCTGCGCGGCGCGGGAAAGAAGTCGTTGGCCGCGGCATGCTCTGCCACGCGGCCTCCGTGCAGGAACACGACGTCATCGGCCATCCGCCGCGCCTGTCCCCGGTCGTGGGTCACGAAGATGATCCTGACGCCGCGCGCGCAGGCCTGCTGCACGATCCGCTCGATCATCAGGACCGATGCGGGATCGAGGCTGGCCGTGGGCTCGTCGAGGAACAGCACCTCCGGGTCGGTGGCCAGCGCCCGGGCCAGCGCCAGCCGCTGCGCCTCGCCGCCTGACAGCAGGCGGGCCGGTTGCTGCGCCTTGTGCGCCAGCCCGACGTGATCGAGGATCGCCGTGGCGCGGCTGCGGTCCTTGCCCCGCGCCTTCAGCACGAAATCAAGGTTGCCTGCGACCGACCGGCGCAGCAGCACCGGTTTCTGAAATACCAGCGCCTGC from Loktanella sp. M215 includes the following:
- a CDS encoding alkylphosphonate utilization protein, with protein sequence MTCPLCATPATPLIPTPVSGGPADASVDLCGICADQIAADSPNPDHFRSLATTMWSEDAAVQVLAFRTLQKIDAPWADDLLGQLYLDDDTRAWAENVAGESQHTDANGVTLHTGDTVTLIKDLTVKGANFTAKRGTAVRRISLVADNPAHIEGRVEGQRIVILTEFVKKS
- a CDS encoding NAD(P)-dependent oxidoreductase; translation: MKLAFLGLGVMGYPMAGHLAKTHDVTVYNRTTAKADAWVKEHGGAMGATPAEAVRGAEIVLSCVGNDDDLRSVTTGEGGAFGAMDKGALYVDHTTVSAAVTRELYDAAKAAGLNFVDAPISGGQAGAENGQLSIMCGGDQAAYDKAAPVMEIYAKLCRRIGESGAGQMTKMCNQIAIAGLVQGLSEALHFADKAGLDGAAVVEVISQGAAGSWQMSNRYKTMLDDHYTHGFAVDWMRKDLGICLATADENGASLPVTALVDQFYKDVQKLGGGRWDTSSLLKRLQAMG
- a CDS encoding 3-hydroxybutyrate dehydrogenase, with amino-acid sequence MNMTGKNCIVTGAASGIGRAIAEKYISDGANVCIADLKLESAQKVADELTAKGPGRAIAVEMDVTDEDAVNAGVAQTVKELGSVDVLVSNAGIQIVHRIEDFPYAEWKKLLSIHLDGAFLTTKACLPHMYKQGSGTVIYMGSVHSKEASPLKSAYVTAKHGLLGLARTLAKEGGPKGVRSHVICPGFVKTPLVEKQIPEQARDLGISEEEVVSRVMLGQTVDTEFTTVEDIANLAWVFAAFPTNALTGQSLVASHGWYMN
- a CDS encoding mechanosensitive ion channel family protein; the protein is MDAAREVISAAVKAGKTVRSEDHPVQIFAQEFAASSINFKMTWWTESAQLDVRTSRDAVISAVRRALEVAGIGIPFPCRNLTFKEPLPLARGAAAANEREPEAADLGD
- a CDS encoding YidH family protein, giving the protein MIANYADHAANERTFLAWVRTAMSVVGFGLAIARLGSPTPSPVTSIALLLSGATVILIAFLRMRLVRKRIRSDAVLDDNSTLADIFLLALVLALFVMLGSFALHVVPT
- the mprF gene encoding bifunctional lysylphosphatidylglycerol flippase/synthetase MprF codes for the protein MPLTAPDKTTPPPSDAQAGWPAKVLGWDGWRLIVPLAITMIALVVLRDLSRDIDLGDLRRDLDGYGWDRIALSIAAMLASYAALALYDPVILRSLHAPPMPGYVPVLTGVSSMAVSNLLGFSWLTGGAIRYRVYAAFGVDVGAVAKLIATSWLAFLLGLLVLLGGLFIFHPTGLSAVIRLPAGSEAAVGGLILVAVAALLIWTARGPRSIRLRAVQITLPAARQMLVLMAIALIDLTATALTLYVLLPDDLAQNFVLFFVLFIGALGLGVASHAPGGLGVFEAAIIAGLGGTGRSDLLVALLFYRMIYTVLPFVIAVAGLSLAWGLTNRDRASAARQTLVRATRPIVPVLSAALALLSGAALLLRGDLPTEEGHAAALRDLLPLGLVETSHLLASVAGVLLLIVARGLYRRMARAWFIAMALLGAGLILSLLKAAELGTAVALALSLAILWTFRSVFYRVGLGSAMRLNPRWLVSVALLVAGITWIGFFAYRNIDYTDALWWRFAWNGDAPRFLRATLAVVVILTAVALNALISRSSMRLSAEPIPDVVRRLTLASPDTEAAMALTGDKRFLIADDQSAFIAYADTGTSLIAKGDPVGDPVAGEALIWGLRDQADRMGRRCAFYAVQTAYLPTYIDLGLSVVKIGEIARVPLAAFSLEGSKRKDWRHAKARATRDGYAFAIIPADQVADNIDALRQVSDKWLALKAGTEKSFALGAFDPDYLSHFDHAVLRHTETGQIASFATLLRGGTTQEIAIDLMRYDHTTTPAAMDGLFAEMLMWAKDAGYTWFSLGAAPLAGLENRPHAPVWNRVGGFIYTHGERFYNFEGLRSFKQKFDPVWSPNYLASPGRLDAARTLYEVNTLISGGLPGVIRRKRDI
- a CDS encoding helix-turn-helix transcriptional regulator, which encodes MPETPPTDPAYLTVKELAALLRLKDRKVYDLAASGAVPCSRATGKLLFPAAEIRDWIERAKSGGSAEPALTQTALPPIVLGSHDPLLDWAIRQSGCGLATFYDGSSDGLDRFVRGEGIAAGLHIRDARTGDWNVPAVLTRAADRNAVLVSFAVRQRGLVFRPDSKRPASLADLTGMRLVPRQPGSGTDTLFAELAERQGLDMSQLTLTDVARTEDDAVEAVRRGDADVAFGLQAAASSYGLDFSPVIDERFALLVDRKAWFDPPFQTLLAFWRSDTFHARAASCGGYDVTAAGLVVWNA
- a CDS encoding substrate-binding domain-containing protein, which gives rise to MLRKTFAATAIALTFAGAALAQDQSIIVQSTTSTANSGLYDYLLPLFQKDSGIQVNVVAVGTGQAITNAENCDGDLLLVHAKPDEEAFVAAGFGTTRTDLMYNDFVIVGPASDPAGIKGMEDAEAALSQIAAKGAMFASRGDDSGTYKKEMQLWADAAIDPKAASGEWYRETGSGMGATLNAGIGMGAYVLTDRATWISFENKQDYAIDVQGDEDMFNQYGVIPINPAKCPSVKVTAAQTFADWLLSDAGQTAIADYRIDGQQLFFPNAPKN
- a CDS encoding ATP-binding cassette domain-containing protein encodes the protein MSDAIAITGQHARTASPPVTLLPLRVRDLCLRFGDTAVLDGLDLDLGPTGCTVIMGANGAGKTLLLKLLHGLAHPTAGRIEWHGQDPDAVRSRQALVFQKPVLLRRSVAGNLDFVLKARGKDRSRATAILDHVGLAHKAQQPARLLSGGEAQRLALARALATDPEVLFLDEPTASLDPASVLMIERIVQQACARGVRIIFVTHDRGQARRMADDVVFLHGGRVAEHAAANDFFPAPRSRAARDYLDGKIVI